The Candidatus Poribacteria bacterium genome includes a window with the following:
- a CDS encoding ABC transporter substrate-binding protein, giving the protein MIRLLCLTLLLMAAQGEGAPLSRVVLLNGDAAEIICALGAEGRVVGVSHEILKCPELALKLSGKPSVGRWNSPNLELIASLKPDAVIAYSRWPDSRLEEGLNPLGIRVMRIDCYKLDKLTGDIKRLSEMFGEREKAEKMIQFIGAKLKLVRERVKRIPPKERVKVYVESYSDYVSVARGSGGAQLCEAAGGMNIAADQPVPYPRLSPEWVLRENPQVIVKAVSRGRVKVGYGVDNAAPLRDLWREITSRPGWDEIDAVRNGRVYLISADIWTGPRAFVGVCYLAKWFYPKRFDELEPRKIHEEYLKRFLGVKLKGIFVYEGK; this is encoded by the coding sequence ATGATCAGGCTTCTGTGCCTCACCCTCCTACTGATGGCGGCTCAGGGGGAGGGAGCCCCCCTGAGCCGCGTCGTTCTCCTCAACGGCGACGCGGCCGAGATCATATGTGCCTTGGGCGCCGAGGGGAGGGTCGTGGGCGTATCGCACGAGATACTTAAATGCCCCGAACTCGCCCTTAAGCTCTCCGGCAAACCTTCCGTCGGAAGATGGAACTCGCCAAATTTAGAGCTCATCGCCTCCCTCAAGCCGGACGCCGTGATAGCCTACAGCAGATGGCCCGATTCGAGGTTGGAGGAGGGGCTAAACCCGCTTGGCATAAGGGTGATGAGGATCGACTGCTACAAGCTCGATAAGCTCACAGGGGATATAAAGCGGTTGAGTGAGATGTTCGGTGAAAGGGAAAAGGCTGAGAAGATGATCCAATTTATAGGTGCCAAGCTCAAACTGGTGAGGGAGAGGGTGAAGCGCATCCCGCCTAAAGAAAGGGTGAAGGTTTATGTGGAGAGCTATTCAGACTATGTATCGGTGGCAAGAGGATCGGGCGGAGCTCAGTTGTGCGAGGCGGCGGGCGGGATGAACATAGCCGCCGATCAACCCGTCCCATATCCCCGTCTGAGCCCCGAATGGGTGTTGAGGGAGAACCCACAGGTGATAGTCAAGGCCGTCTCCAGGGGAAGGGTGAAGGTGGGCTACGGAGTCGATAACGCGGCTCCCCTCAGGGATCTATGGCGTGAGATCACGTCTCGTCCCGGATGGGATGAGATCGACGCTGTGAGAAACGGAAGGGTATATCTGATCTCGGCCGACATCTGGACCGGACCCAGGGCTTTCGTAGGCGTGTGTTATCTGGCGAAATGGTTTTACCCGAAGCGGTTCGATGAGCTCGAACCGAGAAAAATACACGAGGAATATCTGAAGAGGTTTCTGGGGGTCAAGCTTAAGGGGATATTCGTCTATGAAGGGAAGTGA
- a CDS encoding TonB-dependent receptor, whose amino-acid sequence MLKGCAVLSLLCLFALTVCHADESKVKLEEVVVTATRSQERAIETPASVEVVGRDLIARIGAPTIDKAVEDLPGVYLKRSKGLSDIMPTVSMRGFYGSDRNLILIDGLPAPKGWSWSRLPSASIGRIEVAKGAFSALYGERAMGGVVNLITVRPHQPTLKVDLSAAERGTKVYEISLGDGNEKVGCLFSAVKRRTDGYPTIPVLAKPYKGKTEPKGEVIGFEETKDRKGNTVYLVGDTGKNWYKDESYNLKLDWKPNGENRLSFKLWHCDFNYGYQGGESYLKDAQTLSAVRSGVFKLKGSNVKVKVSETQFTSSYGGEPVDMFGASFKHSLGKKGEVELIAEWDRTEHWWVSPSGSYTSSPERNLRIEIHSALREIIPRSKLNVGADLREGKVDAKRWTLENWLDRSSASRLNLQTKGKVVSAGIYAQEELMLMEKKLKLFLGGRLDVWKVKDGYNREWRDKEKRYIEDEFDERSEMTFSPKASVVYNPDDVTSLRASIGSSFRGPEVGDLYKSWYFWGRLYLCNPELGPERGYSAEVGIDRKIGDLLRARATLFYNRMKDLIYYRSFSDEEVKAYNERHGTSYKGIKRKENVASAESKGVELGANLKPIGGISPFLALTYTHTEVLENPANPDSVGKRLPRIPDLICSAGFDLNRSPLSGRITARYVSKAYTEDDNSDVESGVYGVYDPHFVVDLSLSCSITDRTSITLAVENLLNEEYYQHYKAPGRTIWMKLSREIR is encoded by the coding sequence ATGTTGAAGGGGTGTGCGGTTTTAAGTTTGTTATGTCTCTTCGCCCTGACGGTCTGTCATGCCGATGAGAGCAAGGTTAAGCTCGAAGAGGTGGTGGTGACGGCGACCAGATCGCAGGAGAGGGCGATCGAGACGCCCGCCTCGGTGGAGGTGGTGGGCCGCGATCTTATCGCCCGCATCGGCGCCCCGACGATCGACAAGGCCGTGGAGGATCTACCGGGCGTCTACCTTAAGAGGTCGAAGGGCCTTTCGGATATAATGCCCACCGTCAGCATGCGGGGATTTTACGGATCGGATCGAAATCTGATCCTGATAGACGGCCTGCCAGCGCCGAAGGGATGGAGCTGGAGCAGACTCCCCTCCGCGTCCATCGGGAGGATCGAGGTTGCAAAGGGGGCGTTTTCAGCCCTATACGGCGAACGCGCTATGGGAGGGGTGGTCAATCTGATCACCGTTCGACCACATCAACCGACGTTGAAGGTGGACCTCTCGGCGGCGGAACGAGGCACAAAGGTCTACGAGATATCCTTAGGCGACGGAAACGAGAAAGTGGGATGTTTGTTCTCGGCGGTCAAGCGCAGAACCGATGGATACCCGACCATCCCCGTCCTCGCTAAACCCTATAAGGGCAAAACCGAGCCGAAGGGTGAGGTGATAGGGTTCGAGGAGACAAAGGACAGGAAGGGAAATACGGTCTATCTGGTCGGTGATACGGGCAAGAACTGGTATAAAGACGAAAGCTATAACCTCAAATTGGACTGGAAGCCGAACGGGGAAAACCGCCTGAGCTTTAAGCTATGGCACTGCGATTTCAACTACGGATATCAGGGCGGCGAGAGCTATCTGAAGGATGCCCAGACCCTATCCGCGGTCCGGTCCGGCGTGTTTAAACTCAAGGGATCGAACGTCAAGGTAAAGGTGTCCGAGACTCAATTCACGTCCAGTTACGGAGGTGAGCCGGTCGATATGTTCGGGGCATCGTTCAAACACAGCTTAGGGAAGAAAGGCGAGGTGGAATTGATAGCGGAGTGGGACAGGACCGAGCACTGGTGGGTCTCGCCAAGCGGCAGTTACACCTCGTCGCCGGAGAGAAACCTGAGAATCGAGATACACTCCGCCTTAAGGGAGATCATACCTCGCTCGAAACTTAACGTGGGAGCCGATCTCAGGGAGGGAAAGGTCGACGCGAAACGGTGGACTCTGGAGAACTGGCTGGATAGATCGAGCGCATCTAGATTGAACCTCCAGACCAAGGGAAAAGTCGTCTCGGCCGGAATCTACGCTCAGGAGGAGCTCATGCTGATGGAAAAAAAGCTAAAGCTGTTTCTGGGTGGAAGGTTGGACGTGTGGAAGGTGAAGGACGGATACAACAGGGAATGGCGGGATAAGGAGAAGAGGTATATCGAGGACGAGTTCGACGAGAGAAGCGAGATGACCTTCTCTCCTAAGGCATCGGTTGTATACAACCCGGACGATGTCACCTCCCTCAGGGCGTCGATCGGATCCTCCTTCAGGGGGCCGGAGGTGGGAGACCTTTATAAGAGCTGGTATTTCTGGGGAAGGCTGTATCTGTGTAACCCGGAGCTCGGACCTGAAAGGGGATATTCGGCCGAGGTAGGCATAGATCGAAAGATAGGCGATCTACTGCGAGCCAGGGCGACGCTGTTTTATAACAGGATGAAGGATCTGATCTACTACAGGTCGTTCTCCGATGAGGAGGTGAAGGCGTATAACGAACGACATGGCACCTCTTACAAGGGGATCAAAAGGAAGGAGAACGTAGCCTCCGCCGAGAGCAAAGGTGTGGAGCTGGGGGCGAACCTCAAACCTATCGGAGGTATCTCGCCCTTCCTCGCCCTCACCTATACCCATACCGAGGTGCTGGAGAACCCCGCTAATCCCGACTCGGTCGGCAAAAGGCTTCCACGTATCCCCGATCTCATCTGCAGCGCCGGATTCGATCTGAACCGCTCGCCTCTGAGCGGTCGGATTACGGCCAGATATGTGAGCAAGGCGTATACCGAGGACGACAACTCGGACGTGGAAAGCGGCGTCTACGGGGTTTACGATCCGCATTTCGTCGTGGATCTCTCCCTATCGTGCTCGATAACCGATCGCACCTCGATAACTCTGGCGGTGGAGAACCTGTTGAACGAGGAGTATTACCAGCATTATAAGGCGCCTGGGCGAACGATCTGGATGAAGCTAAGCAGGGAGATCAGATGA